The Halomonas sp. THAF5a genome segment GCGCAGCAGTCGCCATCCCTGCGGGCGTTCTATGCGGTCCGTGATGGACGGCCGGCCTGGCAGGAGGCTGCCACCGTGGCGGCCCTCGCCAACGCCCTGCATACCCTCGACGCCGACGGCCTGACGCCCCAGGACTATCGGCCGGATACGCTGGTGGCCGCGCATCGCCAGGCCCTCGAGGCGACGAGTCCACCGGAGGCGCGGGTGCGCTTCGAGCTTCGCGCGAGCCAGACCCTGTTGACGGCCCTGCGCCACCTGCAGCGCGGCAAGGTGGACCCCTATCGCATCGATCCGGACTGGGAGGTGCCCATCGCGGCGCCCCCGCTGGACCTTGCCGAGATCTCGCAGTCGGTCGACACCCGGGCGTTCGACCGGGCCTTCGCCGCGGCACGCCCCTCGGCGCCGCCCTACCAGCGCTTGCGAGCGAGCCTTGCGCGCTACCGGCACATCGCCCGACAGGGGGGCTGGCCGATGATGCCGCCCCGCCCGCGGTCGCTGCGCCCGGGGGAGGTCCATGACGATGTGCGGCGGCTGCGCGAGCGCCTGGCGCTGCTGGGGGAGCTGGAGGTGATGGCGGGAGAGCCGTGGTCCGATCCCGCCTCGATGCCGCCCGATCCGCGCCGCTATGACGAGCGTCTGGTCGCGGCCGTGGAGCGCTTCCAGCGCCGCCACCTGCTGGAGGTGGACGGCATCGTCGGGCCCCGCACGCGCTCGGCCCTGAACGTCCCCGTGACCACGCGCATCGACCAGATCCGCGTCAACCTGGAGCGCGCGCGCTGGCTGCTCCACGGCCTGCCGGACTCCTTCGTGCTGGTCGATATCGCGGGCTACCGGATCCGCTACTTCCGCCCGGACGGCGGCGTCTGGCGCTCGCGCATCGTGGTGGGCCGGCCCTATCGCCGCACCCCCTCGCTGCGCTCGCAGATCACCCACCTGACGATCAACCCCACCTGGACGGTGCCGCCGACCATCCTGCGCGAGGACGTGCTGCCCCGGGTTCGTCGCCACCTCGGCTACCTGTGGGAGCAGGACCTGATGGTGCTGAGTCCCTCCGGCCGACGCCTCGACCCGCGGGACGTCGACTGGTGGCGCCCCGGCAACGTCATCCTGCGCCAGCGTGCCGGCCCCCGGAATGCCCTGGGGCGCGTGGTGTTGCGCTTCCCCAACCGGCACCTGGTCTACCTGCACGACACCCCGGCCCAGGGGCTCTTCGAGCGCGAGCAGCGCGCCTTCAGCTCGGGCTGCATCCGCGTGCAGGGGGTGCTAGAGCTCGCCCAGCAGCTCTTCGACGACACCGGCACCGACGCCCGGGTCGGCGCTCTGGTCGCCGCCGGTCGCACCCGCAATATCGACCTGGCGCGTTCCGTGCCGGTCATCCTGCACTACTGGACGGTGCACCCGGACGAGGCGGGCCGGCTGGTCTTCCGCCCCGACATCTACGCGCGTGACGGGGCGCTGCTCGAGGCGTTGGACGCGCCTCTCGCTCCCTAGGTGACCCCTGCCTGTGCGCCTCGAGCCAGCCACCGACGGTCTGACGACCTGGCATCTCGTCTCCTGCGTGGTCGGGCGCAGGTGACACGCCGAGCGGCCAGGGTCACGCCTGGAGCATCACCTCGTCGCCCTCGAGGCGCACCGGCCAGGTGCGCAGGCGGATCGCCTCGTCCTCCAGGCACTGGCCGTCGTCGAGGCGGAAGTGCTGCTTGTAGAGCGGCGAGGCCACCACCGGCTCGCCCCGGGCGTCGCCGACGATGCCGCGGGCGATGACGTTGGCGCCGGAGAAGGGATCGCGATGATCCACGGCGTAGAGCTCGGTGGCGTGGCCAGGCAGGTAGAAGAGGGCCACCTGGGCCGTGCCCTCGGCGGTCTCGATCCAGGCGGCGACGCCGGAGTGGGCCACCAGGTCGGCGCGGGTGCAGAGGGTCTGCCAGGTCGGGGTCATGGTCGGGGCTGCTGCGGTTGCGGTGGTCATGGATATTCCTCGGGAGCGAATGGCCAGGTATCAATGGCGGTCGACTCTCCGGCGACAAGCCACGCGAGGGCGCTATGAACCCATCCCTGGGCGCTACTTTGGCCATCCATGGCCAAAAACCCCTCGCTTAGGCTTGTCCCCGGCGTCGATCCCGCTATCGGAAGCGCGATGCCTTACGCGGGTCTCAACTGGCCGCGCTCTTCGGTGACGATGATGTCCGGGTCGGGGCGCGCATCGTTGACGAAGCTGCGGAAGCGCTTGAGCTTCTCAGGATCGTTGATGGCGCCCGCCCACTCGCACTCGTAGTTGTTGATCACGGTCTGCATCTGGGCCTCGAGCTCCTCGTTGATTCCCAGGCTGTCCTCGAGCACTACGGCCTTGAGGTAGTCGAGGCCGCCCGCCAGGTTCTCGCGCCACACCGAGGTGCGCTGCAGGCGGTCGGCGGTGCGCACGTAGAACATCAGCAGGCGGTCGATGATCGCGATCAGCTGCGCGTCGTCGAGGTCGGTGGCGAAGAGCTCGGCGTGGCGCGGGCGCATGCCGCCGTTGCCGCACACGTAGAGGTTCCAGCCGTGCTCGGTGGCGATCACGCCGATGTCCTTGCTCTGGGCCTCGGCGCATTCGCGGGTGCAGCCGGAGACGGCGAACTTGAGCTTGTGCGGCGAGCGAAGGCCCTTGTAGCGATGCTCGAGCCGGATCGCCATGCCCACGCTGTCGGCCACCCCGTAGCGGCACCAGGTGCTGCCGACGCAGGACTTCACGGTGCGCAGCGACTTGCCGTAGGCGTGGCCGGTCTCGAAGCCGGCCGCGATCAGCTCGCCCCAGATGTCGGGCAGGTCCTCCAGGCGGGCGCCGAACAGGTCGATGCGCTGGCCGCCGGTGACCTTGGTGTAGAGCCCGTATTCTTGCGCCACCTGGCCCAGCACCACCAGCTTGTCCGGGGTGATCTCGCCGCCCGGCACCCGCGGCACCACCGAGTAGGTGCCGTTCTTCTGCATGTTGGCCATGAAGGTGTCGTTGGTGTCCTGCAGCGGGATGTGCGCGGCGTCGGTGATCGGCTCGTTGAAGCAGGAGGCCAAGATCGAGGCCACCGCCGGCTTGCAGATATCGCAGCCCAGGCGATGGTCGTGGGAAGCGCCATGCTTGTCGATCAGCTCGCCGAAGGTCCGGATGCCCTCGACCCGCACGATGTCGTAGAGCTCCTGGCGGGTGTGGGCGAAGTGTTCGCAGATCGAGGTGTCGACCTCCACGCCGCGGGCCTCGAGCTCGTGGTCGACCACGTTCTTGAGCAGCGCCGCGCAGCCGCCGCAGCCGGTGCTGGCCTTGGTCTCGGCCTTGACCGCGCCGAGGTCCATGGCGCCGGCGTCGAGGCTTTCGCAGATCGCGGCCTTGGTGACGTTGTGGCACGAGCAGATGGTGGCGTCGTCGGGCAGGGCGTCGGCGCCGAGCGTCGGCGCGCCCTCGGAGGACGGCACGATCAGCGCCGCCGGATCCTCCGGCAGCTCCAGGCCATTGCTGTAGTACTGCATCAGAGTGTCGTAGGCGTCGTTGTTGCCCACCAGCATGGCGCCGAGCAGCTTCCTGCCGTCGCCGGAGACCACCAGCTTGCGGTATTCCTGCTTGAGCTCGTCGAGGTAGCGGAAGGTCCGGGCGCCGGGGCTGCGGCTGCCGTGGGCGTCGCCGATGGCGCCCACGTCGACGCCGAGCAGCTTGAGCTTGGTGCTCATGTCGGCGCCGTCGAAGGTCAGCTCGCCGCCCAGCAGGGTGTCGGCGGCGGCCTTGGCCATCTGGTAGCCGGGGGCCACCAGGCCGAAGATGCTGTTCTGCCACAGCGCCACCTCGCCGACGGCGAGGATCGCCGGGTCGCTGGTCAGGCAGCGGTCGTCGATCACCACGCCGCCGCGCTCGCCGATCTCCAGCGCGCAGTCGCGGGCCAGCTGGTCGCGGGGGCGGATGCCGGCGGAGAACACGATCAGGTCGGTCTCCAGCACCTTGTCGTCCTGGAACACCATGCGGTGGCGGCTGGCCTGGCCGTCCTCGATGTGCTGGGTGGCGCGGTCGGTGAGCACCTGCACGCCCAGCGCCTCGATCTTCTCGCGCAGCAGCTCGCCGCCCTCGGCGTCGACCTGCATCGGCATCAGCCGGGGGGCGAACTCGACCACGGCGGTGTCGAGATCCAGGCCGCGCAGGGCGTTGGCCGCTTCCAGGCCCAGCAGGCCGCCGCCGACCACCACGCCGGTGGTGGCGTCCACGGCCGCCGCGCGGATGGCGTCGAGATCGTCCAGGGTGCGATAGACCAGGCAGTGGTCGCGCTCGTGGCCGGGAATCGGCGGCACGAAGGGGAAGGAGCCGGTGGCCAGCACCAGCCGCGCATAGGGATAGCGGCCCCGCTCGGTGATCACCTCGCTGGCGTCGCGATCGATGGCGGTGACCTCCTCGGCGAGGCGCAGCTCGATGCCGTGCTCGGCGTAGAAGTCGGCGTCGCACAGGGCCAGGGACTGGGCGTCCCGGCCGGCGAAGTACTCGGACAGGTGAACGCGGTCGTAGGCGCGGTGGCGCTCCTCGCCGAACACCGTGATGCGGTAGTGCTCGGTGGCGCCGCGTTCGATCAGCTGCTCGACCAGATGATGGCCGACCATGCCGTTGCCGATGATGATCAGCGGGGGAGTTGCTTGGCTGGGCGTGTTCATGCGGCTTCCTCCTGCGGGGAGCGGTCCTGGGCGTGGGGCGTGGCGGGATTCGGTGCTTCGGCCTTCGTGGCGTCGAGCAGGGCCCTGGCATCGGCCGGGCCGAACAGCAGCGCCTGACGGCAGGCGTCGAGATGGCGGCCGGACAGCGCCTCGGCGAAGTACCAGGGGCCGGCGGCGGTATCGCCGTAGAGCACGGCGCCCTCGAGGCGGCCGTCGCGCAGCAGCAGCCGGCGATAGTCGCCGTGTTCGGGGTCGTGGTAGGTCAGCACCTCGTGGTCGACGTCGGGCTCGATGGGGCCGAAGGCGTACAGCGAGATGCCGCTGACCTTGAGCTTGGTCGCGGTGGGCGCTTCCACGTAGCCCTCGACGTCCTCGCCGGCCAGCCGGGCGGCCAGCACCTCGACCTGGCGCCAGATCGGCTCGACCAGGCCATAGGTGCGGCCCTCGAACTCGCAGCATTCGCCCAGGGCGTGGATGGCCGGGTCGCTGCTGGTCAGGCGGTCGTCGACGCCGATGCCGCGGTGGACCTCGAGGCCGGCCCGGCGACCCAGTTCGACGCTGGGCGCGATGCCGATGGCCAGCACCACGCAGTCCGCGGGCAGCCGGCGGCCGTCGGCCAGGCGCACGGCGCAGACGCGGCCCCGGCCGTCGTCCTCCAGGCGTTCCAGGTCGGCGCCGGTGACGATCTCGAGCCCGCGGCCCTCGAGCTCGGCCTGGAGCAGGCCGGCGGCGGTGGCGTCGAGCTGGCGGTTCATCAGCCGCGAGGCACGCTGGAGCACGCTCACCGACATACCGGCACGCGCTCTTTTGCGTAGCCCCTCGGCGGCCTCCAGGCCCAGCAGGCCGCCGCCGATCACCACCGCGCGGCCGCCGCGCTCGGCGGCGCGGGTCAGGGCGGCGGCGTCGTCCAGATCGCGGAAGGCGTGCACGCCGTCGAGTTCGAGGCCGTCGACCGGCGGCAGGGCGGGGGTGGAGCCGGTGGCCAGCACTAGGCGATCGTAGGCGATCTCGCGGCCGCCGACGGTGGTCAGGCGGCGGGCGGCGCGATCGATGCGCTCGACCCGTTCGCCGAGCACCAGCTCGACGCCGCGCTCGGCGTACCAGTCGGCGTCGCGCAGGGTCAGCGCCTCGCGTTCCATCTCGCCGGCCAGCAGCGGCGACAGCAGGATGCGGTTGTAGGCGGGGCAGGCCTCCGCGCCGATCAGGGTGATGCGGCGCGGCGCGCCCTCGCGCTGGACCAGCGCCTCGACCAGTCGCTGGCCGGCCATGCCGTTGCCGACGATCACCAGGTGATCGACGGGCGCCGCGGGCGATGGCATGGGGCCATCGGGCAAGGCGACGGTTGTCGGGTCATCGGGACTCATCTCGGATTCCCTCCATAAACGCAGAAGACGCCTCGACGCTCCCCGGCATTGGGGAGCGTGGAGACGTCTTCGTCTGGACTTCGAGGTGCGATCGCCGTTGACCGCCGAAGGGCCGGGCCCTCCGTTCTCGCCTGTTCCTATCAAGGTTCGGGCCAGGACAGGGTGAAAGTCAGAAAACTCAGAAAGTTAAATAATCATCGCCGGGCGATGACCGCCGCCGGGGCGGCCCCTGACGGCGCCGTCATGCACGCTCCTGGTGCGTCGCGGCATCGAAATGCACGGGGCTGTAGCAGGCCTCGACCACGCCGCGCCGGAGGGGGACGTCGAGCTGGCGGGCCAGGTGGTCCACGACCCTTGCCATCTCGCCGACCTCCGGGCGCAGCCCGGTGAGTCGCTGTGCCACCGGCGGCTCGCCCAGCGGCAGCGTCGACAGATGCTCCAGGGCGCGATCCAGATAGGGCGGCAGGGCCAGCCAGCCCCGGGCCTGGCGGCGGTGCTCGGGCGCCTCGGCCAGCCAGTCGGCGGCGGCGACCAGGGCGCGGATCATGGCCGCGAGGGTGGCGGGGTGGCGCCCGGCCCAGTCGCGGGTCACGCCGAGCATCTTCTCGGGATGGTCGGGCCACAGCTGGGCGCCGGTGGCGACGACATGCCCGCCGCCGCGCTGGGCGGCCTGGCTGCCCCAGGGCTCGCCGACGCAGAAGCCGTCGATGCGCCCCTGCTCGAGGGCCTCGACCATGCGCGACGGCGGCAGGGCGACCAGCTCGACGTCGCGATCGGGGTCGAGGCCGCCCAGGGTCAGCCAGTCGCGCAGCTGGTAGTGGTGGCCGGAAAAGGGATGGACCATGGCCAGCCGCGGACGTGGCGCGCCGCGCCGGCGCAGCCGCTCGGCGAAGTCGCGGGCGTTGACGGCTGGGTCCCGGCCGCCGGGCGAGCCGTCGAGGGGCGTCGCCATGCCTTCCGCCCAGTAGGACGACAGCACCAGGGTATTGCCGTTGCGGCCGAGCACCAGCGGCGCCAGGACGTCGCAGGGCGGCCCGGAGGCGCCGAGGCTCATGGCCAGCGGCAGCGGGGCCAGCAGCTGGGCGCCGTCGAGCATGCCGGCGGCCAGCTTGTCGCGCAGGGTCGACCAGGCGCTCTCCCGCGACAGCGTGACGTCGAGCCCTGAGGCGGCGAAGAAGCCGCCTTCCCGAGCGACGATCGGCAGGGCGGCGTCCAGCAGCGGGACGATGCCCAGGGTCAGTCGGGGACGCTCGGGGGCATGGGGCATGCTCATAGGCCTTTCTCCAGTCCTTCGAGGATATCGATCACGTTGCCGGCCACCTCGCCGATGCGCTGGCCGCGGTCCATGGCCAGCTTGCGCAGCGTCTGGTAGGCCTGGGGCTCGTCGCAGTCCTGGTGCTTCATCAGCATGCCCTTGGCCTTCTCGATGCGCTTGCGGTCGGCGAGCTGGGTGCGGGTGCGGTCGAGCTCCTGGCGCATCGACTGGAAGGCGTCGAAGCGGGCCACGGCGACCTCGAGGATCGCCCGGACCCGGGTCGGCACCAGGCCGTCGACCACGTAGGCGCTGACGCCGGCCTTGAGGGCGGCCTGCATGGAGTCAGGGTCGTGCTGGTCGGCGAAGAACACCACCGGCCGCGGGTTCTCCCGGTTCAGCTGCGACATGCTGTCGAGGGTGTCGCGGTCGGGGGATTCCATGTCGATGATGACCACGTCGGGCGCGTGTCGCTCGACCATGTCGTTGAGGCTGGCCGGGCTCTGCAGGTGGCAGATCACTTCGTGCCCCTCCTGGCCGAGGGCCTCCTCGACCATGGCGGCGCGCACGCTCTCGTCGTCGACCAGCAGGATTCGCAAGGGCTGGGGCATGGCATAGGGCTCGTGATGGGGAAACGGTCAGGCCCTGTTCATGCAAGAGCCATTCCAGCCGCATCGGCGCCGAGCGTCGGTGGTGCATCGGTCGCCGGCGCCGTCCTTTTGCACCACGAAGGAGCGGAGCGGGGCAAAAAATGCCGCCGGCTGGTGCGGGCAAGATCGCCGAGACGGCCGCGATGGCTTGAGTGCCGACGCTTTCCTTCCGCCTGGCATGCCGTTTGCTTTTCTCATGGAAAGACATTCCCGAGTCGCCACGGCGGCGACTCACGGCAACGACGCCCACCCCCGTGCCCACCCGGCATGGCGGTGGGCGTCGTCGTGTCGGGACCATGATCGAGGAGAGCAGCATGCAACAGGCGCGCACCACCTGCCCCTACTGCGGCGTCGGCTGCGGCGTCACGGCCGACATCGAGGACGGGCATATCACCGGCGTGGAGGGCGACGGCGACCACCCGGCCAACTACGGGCGGCTGTGC includes the following:
- the nirB gene encoding nitrite reductase large subunit NirB, whose protein sequence is MNTPSQATPPLIIIGNGMVGHHLVEQLIERGATEHYRITVFGEERHRAYDRVHLSEYFAGRDAQSLALCDADFYAEHGIELRLAEEVTAIDRDASEVITERGRYPYARLVLATGSFPFVPPIPGHERDHCLVYRTLDDLDAIRAAAVDATTGVVVGGGLLGLEAANALRGLDLDTAVVEFAPRLMPMQVDAEGGELLREKIEALGVQVLTDRATQHIEDGQASRHRMVFQDDKVLETDLIVFSAGIRPRDQLARDCALEIGERGGVVIDDRCLTSDPAILAVGEVALWQNSIFGLVAPGYQMAKAAADTLLGGELTFDGADMSTKLKLLGVDVGAIGDAHGSRSPGARTFRYLDELKQEYRKLVVSGDGRKLLGAMLVGNNDAYDTLMQYYSNGLELPEDPAALIVPSSEGAPTLGADALPDDATICSCHNVTKAAICESLDAGAMDLGAVKAETKASTGCGGCAALLKNVVDHELEARGVEVDTSICEHFAHTRQELYDIVRVEGIRTFGELIDKHGASHDHRLGCDICKPAVASILASCFNEPITDAAHIPLQDTNDTFMANMQKNGTYSVVPRVPGGEITPDKLVVLGQVAQEYGLYTKVTGGQRIDLFGARLEDLPDIWGELIAAGFETGHAYGKSLRTVKSCVGSTWCRYGVADSVGMAIRLEHRYKGLRSPHKLKFAVSGCTRECAEAQSKDIGVIATEHGWNLYVCGNGGMRPRHAELFATDLDDAQLIAIIDRLLMFYVRTADRLQRTSVWRENLAGGLDYLKAVVLEDSLGINEELEAQMQTVINNYECEWAGAINDPEKLKRFRSFVNDARPDPDIIVTEERGQLRPA
- a CDS encoding CmpA/NrtA family ABC transporter substrate-binding protein is translated as MSMPHAPERPRLTLGIVPLLDAALPIVAREGGFFAASGLDVTLSRESAWSTLRDKLAAGMLDGAQLLAPLPLAMSLGASGPPCDVLAPLVLGRNGNTLVLSSYWAEGMATPLDGSPGGRDPAVNARDFAERLRRRGAPRPRLAMVHPFSGHHYQLRDWLTLGGLDPDRDVELVALPPSRMVEALEQGRIDGFCVGEPWGSQAAQRGGGHVVATGAQLWPDHPEKMLGVTRDWAGRHPATLAAMIRALVAAADWLAEAPEHRRQARGWLALPPYLDRALEHLSTLPLGEPPVAQRLTGLRPEVGEMARVVDHLARQLDVPLRRGVVEACYSPVHFDAATHQERA
- the nirD gene encoding nitrite reductase small subunit NirD; the protein is MTTATAAAPTMTPTWQTLCTRADLVAHSGVAAWIETAEGTAQVALFYLPGHATELYAVDHRDPFSGANVIARGIVGDARGEPVVASPLYKQHFRLDDGQCLEDEAIRLRTWPVRLEGDEVMLQA
- a CDS encoding murein L,D-transpeptidase, giving the protein MFRAIGWIPRGLAVVILLRSIASAPAEAEADSLTEHLAERLAQQSPSLRAFYAVRDGRPAWQEAATVAALANALHTLDADGLTPQDYRPDTLVAAHRQALEATSPPEARVRFELRASQTLLTALRHLQRGKVDPYRIDPDWEVPIAAPPLDLAEISQSVDTRAFDRAFAAARPSAPPYQRLRASLARYRHIARQGGWPMMPPRPRSLRPGEVHDDVRRLRERLALLGELEVMAGEPWSDPASMPPDPRRYDERLVAAVERFQRRHLLEVDGIVGPRTRSALNVPVTTRIDQIRVNLERARWLLHGLPDSFVLVDIAGYRIRYFRPDGGVWRSRIVVGRPYRRTPSLRSQITHLTINPTWTVPPTILREDVLPRVRRHLGYLWEQDLMVLSPSGRRLDPRDVDWWRPGNVILRQRAGPRNALGRVVLRFPNRHLVYLHDTPAQGLFEREQRAFSSGCIRVQGVLELAQQLFDDTGTDARVGALVAAGRTRNIDLARSVPVILHYWTVHPDEAGRLVFRPDIYARDGALLEALDAPLAP
- a CDS encoding NAD(P)/FAD-dependent oxidoreductase, with amino-acid sequence MPSPAAPVDHLVIVGNGMAGQRLVEALVQREGAPRRITLIGAEACPAYNRILLSPLLAGEMEREALTLRDADWYAERGVELVLGERVERIDRAARRLTTVGGREIAYDRLVLATGSTPALPPVDGLELDGVHAFRDLDDAAALTRAAERGGRAVVIGGGLLGLEAAEGLRKRARAGMSVSVLQRASRLMNRQLDATAAGLLQAELEGRGLEIVTGADLERLEDDGRGRVCAVRLADGRRLPADCVVLAIGIAPSVELGRRAGLEVHRGIGVDDRLTSSDPAIHALGECCEFEGRTYGLVEPIWRQVEVLAARLAGEDVEGYVEAPTATKLKVSGISLYAFGPIEPDVDHEVLTYHDPEHGDYRRLLLRDGRLEGAVLYGDTAAGPWYFAEALSGRHLDACRQALLFGPADARALLDATKAEAPNPATPHAQDRSPQEEAA
- a CDS encoding ANTAR domain-containing response regulator; translation: MPQPLRILLVDDESVRAAMVEEALGQEGHEVICHLQSPASLNDMVERHAPDVVIIDMESPDRDTLDSMSQLNRENPRPVVFFADQHDPDSMQAALKAGVSAYVVDGLVPTRVRAILEVAVARFDAFQSMRQELDRTRTQLADRKRIEKAKGMLMKHQDCDEPQAYQTLRKLAMDRGQRIGEVAGNVIDILEGLEKGL